A part of Rhinoderma darwinii isolate aRhiDar2 chromosome 1, aRhiDar2.hap1, whole genome shotgun sequence genomic DNA contains:
- the CKS2 gene encoding cyclin-dependent kinases regulatory subunit 2 has translation MSFKNIYYSDKYTDEKYEYRHVMLPKELVKQVPKTHLMSEEEWRRLGVQQSLGWVHYMIHEPEPHILLFRRLLPKDHQ, from the exons ATGTCGTTCAAAAATATCTATTACTCCGACAAATATACGGATGAGAAGTACGAGTACAG GCATGTCATGCTGCCAAAAGAGTTGGTAAAACAAGTGCCCAAAACACATTTGATGTCTGAAGAAGAGTGGAGAAGACTTGGTGTTCAACAAAGCCTTGGCTGGGTTCATTATATGATTCATGAACCAG AGCCTCACATACTGCTTTTCAGAAGACTACTTCCAAAAGACCACCAGTAA